The Dendropsophus ebraccatus isolate aDenEbr1 chromosome 3, aDenEbr1.pat, whole genome shotgun sequence genome includes a region encoding these proteins:
- the EXOSC3 gene encoding exosome complex component RRP40 — MSPVPAQDAVGEIVLPGDVLLLPAPAADAPLSLSAPSATRRMRVVCGPGLMRQGENLQVVKCGLLRHRDPALYWVDSQQKRYVPVKGDHVIGIVTMKSGDIFKLDVAGSDQASLSFLAFEGATKKNRPNVKVGDLVYGQFIVANKDMEPELACIDGSGKANGMGVIGQDGLMFKVSLGLVRKLLTPQNDIIQELMNVFPMELVIGMNGRIWIKAKTIQQTLIVANILEACEYLTAEQRKQVFAKFSDNV, encoded by the exons ATGTCGCCTGTACCGGCGCAAGATGCGGTGGGTGAGATCGTGTTACCGGGTGATGTGCTCCTGCTTCCCGCTCCGGCCGCAGACGCTCCGCTCTCCCTGTCGGCTCCCTCAGCCACTCGGCGGATGCGGGTGGTGTGCGGGCCCGGGCTGATGCGCCAGGGAGAGAACCTGCAGGTGGTGAAGTGCGGGCTCCTGAGACACCGGGATCCGGCGCTCTACTGGGTGGACTCTCAGCAGAAGAGG TATGTTCCAGTTAAAGGGGACCATGTTATTGGAATCGTCACTATGAAGTCTGGGGATATTTTCAAGCTTGATGTTGCTGGCAGTGATCAAGCGTCACTATCATTTTTGGCCTTTGAAGGTGCAACTAAAAAGAATAGACCAAATGTGAAG GTTGGAGATCTTGTCTATGGCCAGTTCATTGTTGCCAATAAGGACATGGAGCCAGAGTTGGCATGTATAGATGGCTCTGGAAAAGCAAACGGAATGGGAGTGATTGGGCAGGATGGCCTCATGTTTAAAGTTTCCCTAGGACTTGTGAGAAA GCTTTTAACCCCTCAGAATGACATTATTCAGGAACTAATGAATGTTTTCCCAATGGAATTGGTAATTGGCATGAATGGAAGAATATGGATTAAGGCCAAAACCATTCAACAGACATTAATAGTAGCGAATATACTGGAAGCATGTGAATATTTAACCGCTGAACAGAGGAAACAAGTCTTTGCAAAGTTCTCTGATAATGTATAA
- the TRMT10B gene encoding tRNA methyltransferase 10 homolog B codes for MMKVPENLICSQAVNCIGEAEEDDVGEEGRNEKEEGRNEKAEDLNSLLDHLPLIHIDVDDNRPELLSQEKESCCSRNVMRKQRHWEKIVAAKKSKRRQEKERRKAKQCADANADTDQQQHSKKFLKALMKERLLEAKDSGPRLCIDLAMTDHMTKKEISRLAAQIRRLYGSNRKAAKPFWLYLTGFVENSLLYDECVRMNDGFVQYLVESTEDCFLDLFPLETIIYLTPDSERVLENIDPAKVYVLGGLVDESVQKKVTYQKAKDNGLQTARLPIREYMVKKDNVKNFHSEILAINQVFDILQTYCETRSWPKALKAGVSPGKGFVLQDEIIAGNPLLHSLTTNPF; via the exons ATGATGAAAGTCCCCGAAAATCTGATCTGCAGCCAGGCGGTGAATTGTATAGGAGAAGCTGAAGAGGATGACGTCGGAGAAGAAGGCAGGAATGAGAAAGAAGAAGGCAGGAATGAGAAAGCAGAAGACCTGAACTCTTTACTAGATCATCTCCCTTTAATTCATATCGATGTGGATGATAACCGTCCTGAGCTGCTCTCTCAGGAAAAAGAATCTTGTTGTTCT agaaATGTAATGAGAAAACAGAGACACTGGGAAAAAATAGTTGCagccaaaaaaagtaaaagaagacAGGAAAAAGAGAGAAGAAAGGCTAAGCAGTGTGCAGATGCCAATGCAG ATACTGACCAACAACAACAcagcaaaaaatttttaaaagctTTAATGAAAGAACGTCTCTTAGAAGCAAAAGATTCTGGTCCAAGACTTTGCATTGATTTAGctatgactgatcacatgaccaaaaAG GAGATAAGTCGTCTTGCTGCCCAAATCAGAAGACTTTATGGGTCAAACAGAAAAGCTGCAAAACCATTTTGGCTGTACCTGACAGGTTTTGTAGAAAACAGTCTATTATATGATGAATGTGTGAGAATGAATGACGGATTTGTCCAGTATCTT gttGAATCCACAGAAGACTGCTTTCTTGATCTCTTTCCATTGGAAACAATAATTTACCTTACTCCAGACTCTGAACGTG tcctggaaaacattgatcctGCTAAAGTATATGTTCTTGGTGGACTTGTGGATGAAAGCGTTCAGAAG AAAGTAACTTATCAGAAGGCTAAAGACAATGGCCTGCAAACTGCTCGACTGCCAATACGGGAATACATGGTTAAGAAAGACAATGTGAAAAACTTCCACTCTGAGATACTGGCTATCAACCAAG TGTTTGATATTCTGCAAACTTACTGTGAAACACGAAGTTGGCCAAAAGCACTGAAAGCTGGAGTGTCACCGGGAAAAGGCTTTGTTCTACAAGATGAAATTATAGCGGGAAATCCTCTTTTACATAGTCTTACAACTAATCCCTTTTAG